A genomic stretch from Aedes albopictus strain Foshan chromosome 2, AalbF5, whole genome shotgun sequence includes:
- the LOC109432899 gene encoding transcription elongation factor S-II isoform X2, with protein sequence MNVEEEVLKIQKKLGKMTSSDGTGQEQALDLLRELQRLNVDLDILTKTRIGMTVNELRKCSKDDEVISLAKSLIKSWKRFLAATPPTKESSKDSSKSSSKSSSKTNSKSDGNNKKESEKEKEVKKPTQTSFPAPPNSTTDAVRLKCREMLTNALRVDGEPPEGCQTPEELADELEEAIFVEFKNTDMKYKNRVRSRVANLKDPKNPSLRSNFISGAITAQRLAKMTPEEMASDEMKTLRDRFVKEAINDAQLATNQGTKTDLLKCGKCKKRNCTYNQLQTRSSDEPMTTFVMCNECGHRWKFC encoded by the coding sequence GGTCAAGAACAAGCGTTGGATTTGCTCCGTGAGCTACAACGTTTGAATGTCGACTTGGACATTCTAACCAAGACGCGCATCGGCATGACCGTAAACGAACTGCGAAAGTGTAGCAAAGACGACGAAGTCATTAGTTTGGCCAAGTCGCTCATCAAGAGCTGGAAGCGCTTCCTAGCGGCTACTCCACCTACGAAGGAATCATCCAAGGATTCGTCCAAATCATCGAGCAAGTCCTCGAGCAAAACCAACAGCAAATCCGATGGGAACAACaagaaggaatccgaaaaagaaaaAGAGGTTAAGAAACCGACCCAGACAAGCTTTCCAGCTCCGCCGAATAGTACAACCGATGCCGTGCGCCTGAAATGTCGCGAGATGCTGACCAACGCCTTGCGTGTAGATGGAGAACCCCCGGAAGGTTGCCAGACACCTGAGGAACTTGCAGATGAGCTCGAAGAAGCCATCTTCGTGGAGTTCAAAAACACCGACATGAAGTATAAGAACCGCGTCCGCTCGCGGGTAGCAAATCTGAAGGATCCCAAAAATCCCAGCTTGCGAAGCAATTTCATTAGTGGAGCAATTACCGCGCAGCGCCTTGCCAAAATGACTCCCGAAGAGATGGCCAGTGACGAAATGAAAACCCTGCGTGATCGTTTTGTTAAAGAAGCTATCAACGACGCGCAACTGGCTACCAACCAGGGAACCAAAACCGATCTCCTCAAGTGCGGCAAATGCAAGAAACGTAACTGTACCTACAATCAGCTGCAGACACGTAGCTCTGATGAACCTATGACAACGTTCGTTATGTGCAACGAATGCGGACATCGCTGGAAGTTCTGTTAA